A segment of the Acidobacteriota bacterium genome:
AAGTTGTTTTTCCCATTCTTTTTCAAAATATAAGGCCAATACTGAGGAGCTGCCACCGGTTCAATAATTGTGGTGCTTGTAATCTGTTTTTCTTTGATTAGATTTACAAGACTCTCATTCTCTTTCATTCTCAAACGGGCTTCACCAACACTTTTTCCTCTTCCCACAGGGACCAATTGATAGATGAGTATTATGTCCGCTCCTAAATCGTTAACAAATTCTACTGTGTCTTCCAATTGATTGGCGTTATATTCCATTACTGTAAAATTAATTTGTATAGCAAGCCTGGCTTTTTTGGCATTTTTAATACCATTTATTGCTAAATCAAATGCATCTAAACTATTTCTGATAAAATTATGAACCTTTGAATTGGATGCATCGATACTGATAGCAAGTCCTGTGGCACCCTTTTCTTTTAACATAAAGGCAATTTCTTCAGTGATTAGAGTCCCATTAGTGGCAATAACAAATTTCAATCCTAAATTCTTTCCATATTCAAGAATTTCGAAGATATCCCTTCTAATCAGAGGTTCACCTCCTGTAAGAACTAACATTCGGAATTCTCTGATAGAAACTATTTCTTCCAACAATTGTAATCCTTCCTCTGTAGTCAACTCATCAGGAAGAGGTTTTCCCGATGAAGCATGACAGTGAATGCATTTTAAATTACAGGCTAAAGTTATCTCCCAGACTGGATGTGCAGGAAAGCCTATGCATCCCATTCCATAAGCACCTGAAGCTACAGGTAATGTCTTTATCCCGCTTTTTAAAAGCCAATGAGGTAGTTTCCGCCATTTAATAAGTGTTCCATAATAAAAAAGGCTCCCCAATTGCCTTAAAACTAAAGAAGGGGGCCAGAAAAAGGGCAAAACCTTTTTTTGAGACGCTCTATTCATTTCTACAAAGAGATGGCTAAAATAAGGCTTATTGTAGTTCCCAGGTTAACAATTAAGGTCTTAGCACATATCCCTTCCAGTTTCTTTGGGTCATTGTAGGCGCCTCTGAGAACCTGGAGAGTCGTTAGGAGGGACAAAAGAAATATTGGAGAAAAGAAAAATAATGCCTTAATAGGGATTCCAGCCCTAATCGAAAGAAGATAGGAGATCCAGTCCGTTATACTTATCGAAGTATAAAGCTTGCTCATCCTCTCCCTGCCAAAACGAACTACAAGGTTTCTCTTTCCAACCCTCTGGTCTGCTGGATAATCTGGAAATTCATTTATCAAAATCACATTGAAAATGGTAAAAGCAATTGGAAGGGATGTCCAATGAACTAAGGGTGATAATTTCCCGGTCTGAATGTAATAAGATGCAGCTACAACAAGCCAGCCATAGGAGAAGCCAATCCAGATTTCACCAACCCCTCGGTAAGCCCACTGGATTGGTGAAATGGAATAAAAGAACCCGGCAAACATTCCCAGGGCTCCCAAAGGTATGGTATAAATTCCAGTCCTGCAGTAAAACTGTAATAGAAGACCAACTCCAGCGGCTAAAAGAAGAGAAAGGATAGAGGCGAAAAAAGCATGCTTTTTAGGAATGATGCCTGTTTGGAGAACCTGGGTTCCTCCAGAGAATTGATTTCTTTCCAGTTTTGCTGAGAGGATATCGGTCTCATAATCAAAATATTCTCCTGAATAATAAGTAGCAAGCATAATAAGAACAACAGCCAGCGTTCCCAAACCTAAAATAAGCCAGTTCAAATGACCGGTTTCATACCATGCAAGAAGTCCACCCAAGATGAAAGGGAGAATTCCCACGCTATGGAATGGTGGCCTTGAAAGAGAAAACCAGGCAGCAACTTTGTTTGTGATCATTCATTTCCTCCTTTTAATCTTTCAATTTTAATCCAAAACATTCTCATTTTTCAATTTCAGAACTTGATTCATCTTTTTATTATCATCACTCCTATTTTACTCTTAAAATCTTGGTGATTCTTGAGAACATATCACCTTCAAACTCACTTATTTGCCAAAAAGGCCAGTTTGTTTCGAGAGCTACCCTCTGCCTGTCGGAACCCTTTTTTCCAGTGCTCTTTCTCAGGGACATAAATGCAATAGATATAAACAATCTTGCAAATTCAGATATCTAAGAATCAATGAAATATATTTTTTTATTTTGGTAAGTTTTAATAGAAGAGTATATTAAATCCCTTTCTATAACTTGTCAAATTAACGCATTAAAATTATAATATATCTTGGTAATTTTACGATTTTGTATAGATTTATTAAAAAAATTCTTTCTCTTATCTTTTACTTTATAAACTCTATATCTTTTAGAACAGTATTTTCCTGTGCAATGTTTAGTATCCTTTCCTGTCGACATCATGAATGGAATGAACAGTTCGGGAAATATCTTCTTCCAAGATCTTCAAGAAGTCAGCGATATTCTTGAGCTGTGCAGCTCGATCAGGGGTCATCCTTTCCTTCACTTCTTCTAGTTCCGCTTCGGTGGTTACCCAATCTTTGATCGGGCTTACCGGTTCGGCCTCTTTAAAGGAACAAGGCACGATGTAACCGTCACAAAAATCTTTCAGTTTAATAGGTCCCCAGTAGTCAAAGGAGTAATAGCTATAATTGTCCTCAAGTACTCCAAACGGGGAAATGCGGGTATCAAATGCGAATGGTCGTTTATGTCTCTCATACACCTTATCTATTACACTGCTGAACGGATAATAGAACCTCAAGAAGAATTTCTGGCCTGAAGGGATTACTTCTGCTAACAGAGCCCAACGTCCCATCACAGGCATATGCAAGACAATTAAATACAGGCGATCCGGGTATTTATCATACAAGAAATTTCCCCCGCGTCGGTCTTCGCCGCTCAGAAACCGGAAGAAAAAGGTTGGCTGCCGATACTTACTAAAAGCATGATGGAGGCCAGAATACCACAATGCCTTTTTCCCCTTGAGGAGGGCTTCCCGTTCGATGATGTCAGCCATTTTTTTGTCATAGAAGTAGCGTTTGTTCTCTTGCATTCTCACACGAGGGTCAGGCGATCTTAATTTCCGCTCATTATAATCTGAGCCAAGTTGAAGGAAACGTATCTTTTCTTTGCCCGCAGGAATCTTCTTGTTCAGTTCCCAGATGACCCGATAAATGTCGAGGTATTCTTGAAAATTCCAAAAGTACGAATAACGCCGCATCAAGCTAATCGCTTTTTTTTCATCGAACTCCGCTGCATTAACTAAGGAATCCACCTCGCTTTGGAAATCTGAGGCGCCAAATTCCCATCCCACGACCGTAACACCATTTTTTTCATAGAGATAAGGAATGAGAGATTTGACAAATTTCACATCTTGCCTCCGACGGTGCATTTCTCCCACAAGCACTACATCGTATCTTTCAAATTTTTTGCTGACAAACTGAAGGGGATCTGAAATGTGAGCATCGAGGTAATCAAGGTATACTTGTAACTCGGCGCCTGAAAGTGTCTTATACTTTGATGCAAAGGGTGTGTTGTAGATGATATAACTCACAACCAGCAGCGCAATCACACCCAAACCGACACCTATTGACTTGAAGATAATCTTAATAAGTTTCCAAAGCATTGGCTTTCCTCCATAGGTTATGGCAAGTCTCCCATAACGGCAGATTGTGTGAAAACCCCATTTTTTGGACATTTGCGAGTTGTAACCCAATGTAGTTCATAGGTCAAACTGAATTGTAGTATGCTCAATATCATACTTTTCATTCAACAATTTATTTATTCTATTAAGAATTTCTGTTGATTTTCTATGGTTC
Coding sequences within it:
- a CDS encoding radical SAM protein, with the protein product MGSLFYYGTLIKWRKLPHWLLKSGIKTLPVASGAYGMGCIGFPAHPVWEITLACNLKCIHCHASSGKPLPDELTTEEGLQLLEEIVSIREFRMLVLTGGEPLIRRDIFEILEYGKNLGLKFVIATNGTLITEEIAFMLKEKGATGLAISIDASNSKVHNFIRNSLDAFDLAINGIKNAKKARLAIQINFTVMEYNANQLEDTVEFVNDLGADIILIYQLVPVGRGKSVGEARLRMKENESLVNLIKEKQITSTTIIEPVAAPQYWPYILKKNGKNNLGLNLAQIFFHGCTAGRGLVYVKANGEVWPCPFVEVSAGNVRKNSFSEIWQNSEVFQNLRYRKEALKGKCSICQFIDICGGCRGRAWALKGDYLSEDSSCFIHGNGEKI
- a CDS encoding prenyltransferase — protein: MITNKVAAWFSLSRPPFHSVGILPFILGGLLAWYETGHLNWLILGLGTLAVVLIMLATYYSGEYFDYETDILSAKLERNQFSGGTQVLQTGIIPKKHAFFASILSLLLAAGVGLLLQFYCRTGIYTIPLGALGMFAGFFYSISPIQWAYRGVGEIWIGFSYGWLVVAASYYIQTGKLSPLVHWTSLPIAFTIFNVILINEFPDYPADQRVGKRNLVVRFGRERMSKLYTSISITDWISYLLSIRAGIPIKALFFFSPIFLLSLLTTLQVLRGAYNDPKKLEGICAKTLIVNLGTTISLILAISL
- a CDS encoding ChaN family lipoprotein, translating into MLWKLIKIIFKSIGVGLGVIALLVVSYIIYNTPFASKYKTLSGAELQVYLDYLDAHISDPLQFVSKKFERYDVVLVGEMHRRRQDVKFVKSLIPYLYEKNGVTVVGWEFGASDFQSEVDSLVNAAEFDEKKAISLMRRYSYFWNFQEYLDIYRVIWELNKKIPAGKEKIRFLQLGSDYNERKLRSPDPRVRMQENKRYFYDKKMADIIEREALLKGKKALWYSGLHHAFSKYRQPTFFFRFLSGEDRRGGNFLYDKYPDRLYLIVLHMPVMGRWALLAEVIPSGQKFFLRFYYPFSSVIDKVYERHKRPFAFDTRISPFGVLEDNYSYYSFDYWGPIKLKDFCDGYIVPCSFKEAEPVSPIKDWVTTEAELEEVKERMTPDRAAQLKNIADFLKILEEDISRTVHSIHDVDRKGY